A genomic region of Candidatus Omnitrophota bacterium contains the following coding sequences:
- a CDS encoding sigma-70 family RNA polymerase sigma factor encodes MDERGEAQGMEEWVEQCRNGQASVYAKVVKALQPKVLGFLYRMTQNRELAEDIGQEAFLRAFRLLDRYDRKKAAFSTWLFTLARNLCLDELRKSRIRSVSLEEAAAIPAESESNPHRAVQEREWEQRIAEAVGRLEPEYREVFVLREYQNLPLEEIVQITGFPLGTIKSRLHRSRLRLQEILAPMMNDL; translated from the coding sequence ATGGATGAACGAGGCGAGGCGCAGGGTATGGAAGAATGGGTCGAACAGTGCCGCAACGGCCAGGCGAGCGTTTACGCCAAGGTCGTCAAGGCGCTGCAACCGAAAGTGCTGGGATTTCTCTACCGCATGACCCAAAACCGCGAACTGGCGGAAGATATCGGTCAGGAAGCATTTTTACGCGCTTTCCGGCTTTTGGATCGATACGATCGGAAGAAGGCCGCCTTCTCCACCTGGTTGTTTACGCTGGCTCGAAACCTGTGCCTCGATGAGTTGCGTAAAAGCCGAATTCGTTCGGTCAGCCTGGAGGAGGCGGCCGCAATTCCAGCGGAATCGGAATCGAATCCGCATCGCGCCGTCCAGGAAAGGGAATGGGAGCAACGCATCGCCGAAGCAGTCGGACGATTGGAACCGGAATACCGGGAAGTCTTCGTCCTGCGGGAATATCAGAATCTGCCGCTTGAAGAGATTGTTCAAATCACCGGTTTTCCGTTGGGAACGATCAAATCCCGGCTGCATCGGTCGCGTCTGCGGCTGCAAGAAATCCTGGCGCCGATGATGAACGACTTGTAA